The DNA window CCTTAACTCTTAATGTCACCAGTTAACGcagtcaatgcattttttttcaacatatcccataatttttttaaatatcaacctCACCAAATGGTTGATTTGTCGCTTTATAGGaaaagtactggaattaatacatatactatgaaaaatccgaaaatatgaagtgtaagaccaatttattaaaaaaatatttaaaatatatattttttttattaaatcattttcattttttgaagtatgctataaaatatttcagattctcatttatcATGTTTTCTTGATTTtggatttattgtaaaataaaaataaataaaaaaacgtgtagtagtgcaacaggattgtttgatttatttattttgttaaccaATAAtgctgtgtgtaaaccattatttaaaacagtgattctttaaattactttaacagtcattatttaaaacattaaaaacatggtcaaccctTTGCTAGAGTGGCAGTCAAAgagttaaacaaatatatttattaaaataatattttagccaccaagttagaaattgaaagataatacaattaatatatttttgtataacataaatttgggtgtacttgtttttggaccgttatcataagttatttaatgagataagctccagatttagctaCTAATCTTATGTATACATAATATTGTATAgcctcctattaaaaatataaatttaaaagagagatttgtgaggggtgtacttatatgctgagcactgtacatgtgTATAGATATTGCGTTTTAAACATAGATAGATGTAAATATGAtgatatataaaatttttattgtcAGCTGTGGAAGAGCACTACCCAAACCAAAtggtattatatatattttttttttaacctggtaAAACTTTACTCTTGTTTAGTTCAACCAGTTTAGATTTTCTCATATTCGTTTGTATCTTAGTAGACATGTGGTGTAATCTTTCAAATCCaatataaatgcttttaaaatatgttgtaGGTTAAAAATAGCAGCCTGAAAGCACTCCAGAAGGCTGTACCCATTAGTGCTTTGAAGGGTTTTGTATGGTCTTTCAAAACATGCATGCAGTATAGTTAGAAACAAGACTTTTTATGGTCGTTCAGTTTTCTGTATCACAATAATAGAGTTTATTAAAGAGATAAGTAAAGCAGTGTGTTTGACATGACCAGACTTGTCTGAAGTAATATTATGTCTGTTGTCAATAGGTTGAATGCACGTCTTTAATGGATTTTACGAACTTCTGTTACACCAAAAATGAAAAGGCTAAATTAAACTAATAGTTACCACATGTGTTGGCATGCAAGCATATCTAAGAGATGCCGTTAAAATGTTTTAGACCAAGTAAATATTCAAAGCAAGCAGTTTTACTGATTTTTAATTTTCAGTTATACATGAATGGCTTTTTGTAGATAAATACAGATATTCCAGTAACATGCCCATGCCTCTTTCTGTTAGCTTGGAGGATATGTCATTTTAGGTGACTTGTAAAGTCCACTGACATTTAGTTAAATTAATAGAATAGATTGTAGACCTTTGTCTTTCTGGAACAGTAGATGGCAGTAaggctttattttatttcagattcATGTAACTGTTCTGTAATGCTTTGTGAGCTGTGACAGCTGGCTCAGAGGACCTCAATCTTTGTTCGTAGAGCAATTGTGATGTCATGCAATCAAACAAAGTTATTGCAATGACACCTATAGAGATGAAACTAACTCACAATCTTTGTTTGACATTTCTCTAGCCTCCAAAGTAAGAGGGATTTGAAGCCTTTTATTTTGCTAATTGTAATATTAGTTAACAGAATAATTTCAAACACTGGTAatacaaaatgtatatattgtttgCATTCGTTTTAGATGATTCACCACTCATATGAgtgtctagagcaggggtcaccaaccttgttcctagagagctaccttcctgcagaattcggtcccaaccctgattaaacacacctgaaccaattaatagtacctaaagcagcacttgataattacaaacaggtgtgtttggtcagggttgcaactaaaatctgcaggaaggaagctctccaggaacagggttggtgatccttggtctagagcaggggtgtcaaactcagttcctggagggccgaagccctgcacagtttagttccaaccctgctccaacacgcttacctgtaggtttcaatcaagcctgaaggactaaattagtttgatcaggtatgtttaattagggttggaactaaactgtgcagagctgcggcccttttggaactgagtttgacacctgtggtctagagAGTTCTTACTGGTAATATTGCTGtaattaagacattttaacaaTTAAGATAAATGCACAAAATCTAAATCTTGTCCTTTTTTCCCTCTCAGTCCTCAGATGGAGTAATCTCTTGAGCTGGAACTTGTAGACCTGAAAAGTGAGAATGATTGGTGAAATGCAAAGTAGCTGCCCAGCATAGAGGCAGGTATGCTCCCCATGGGCTCACAATGAACCGTGACACCTTTTCCCATATCCGACTGTGGTGCCCACGCCCCTTTGGCACCTACTCACAGAATAAGCCATACAGCAATGGTACAGTTCTCAATGGAACAACTACCACCCACTGCAAGGCCGATGATTCAGGACTTACAGCTATAGAGACCCATGGAGTCAGTGAGGAGCAAGAGGAGGATGTTGGCACTGAAAACACCCCACCAGCTGCTTCATCTACCCTTCTGGCCCCACCACTACCTGCATCACCCTCTCCTAATTCACAGATGGAAGATGGCAGAGTATTGCTTGATACCTGGTAtgtcatcaaaccaggcaacacTAAGGAGAAAATTGCCTTCTTTGTAGCTCACCAGTGTAATGGTGCTGGAATTCCCAGGCCTAGTGCCATGAAAGTCAAGGGAAACTGGGCTACTGATTGTACCAAGGCCAAGCGCCGTCGTCGCTGCTCCTCTTACGATCCTCCCACTAAAGCGCAAAATGTTACAGTTGATGTACCAGCAGAACCTAACTTGACGGATGATGGTGTTGTAGTTAGTGAGACTGATTTGCTCTCAGTGGCAGAAATGGTGGCTCTTGTAGAACAGCGTACAGCCTTGGCCCTTCAGGGCATGGTTGCACAAGGTCAAACTAGTCCTTACACAGTCCATCAGAAACCTGTTGTAATCCTCTCAGAACCTCCTTCATCCACACCAGCTTCTCAAAGTGACTTTGATCTGCTGCAGCAACAACAGGAATCTAGACGCGTTGCTCAGACTGTTGCGCAGTTTGAATCTCGGCAGCAGAATCTTGACAGTACAACTTTGCGGCCTGAACTAAATGGTTCAGGAAGAGACTGCATACAGACTGGTGAGTCTGGAACCCCAAGCCATGGCAGAGGGGAAGTAAGGATCGCGTTTCGGGTTTCGAGTTTGGACCCTCGCACCCAGTCTGAACCTGTTGGCCGCCCTAAATGCATGTTTATGAGTTGTGGAGTTGGAGGAGGGCAGGCAGCAGCCAGAGGCAAAGAAAAGATCACTTGTGACCTTTATCAACTGGTTAGTCCCTCATCTCGAGACCCAGGTGCCCTCCTGGCTGGGTCACCCAAGGCCGATCCTCTTGGGGAAGGTATCACTGATAGGCCTCCCTCAACAACGCCAGATCCTAACCAAGACCCTGCCTCAGGAGAGAAAGCAACAGTTGCTCGAGAGCGGGTGACTGGCTTCCATGTTGAGGTTGTGGTCACAGGTGCAGTAGACCAATGTGTCTTCTATGGGAAAGACAGCACAGAGAATGTTCAAGAAGAGACTGTATGCTTTGCTATGCCCAATGGAGCTAAATCAACTGATGCCTCAGAGGACCCACCTCCTGGCCAGCTGTTTTTTCTGCAGTCAGCAGCTACTGAAGATGAGAATTGTTCAGCGGTAAACGGTGGGATGCGGTCCTTAGACTGTGCAAACAACAATGGGCCATTGGGGGCTACTATTGAGAGGCCAGACTCCCCACTGGCGACTGTGGATGATTGTTCTGATCCTCCGTTGTGCCGCCTCTACCGTCACGTTTCCCATGACTTCCTCGAGATTCGCTTTCAGATCCAGCGGCTTCTGGAGCCACGGCAATACATGCTTTCGCTTCCGGACCACATCATGGTCAACATCTTCAGCTATCTGCCCACCCATTCTTTAGCAGCCCTCAAATGCACCTGCCATGACTTCAAGACCCTGATTGAGACCTACGGTGTGCGTGCTACAGACTCTCGTTGGAACCAGGACCCGCTGTACCGTGACGACCCCTGCAAGCAGTGCAAGCGACAGTATGAGCGAGGAGATGTGTCGCTCTGTCGCTGGCATCCGAAACCTTACCACCACGACTTGCCTTATGGACGCTCCTACTGGATGTGTTGTCGGCGCACAGATAAGGACACTCCTGGCTGTCGAGTTGGGCTACATGATAACAACTGGGTACAGCCATGTGAGCTGGTTCAGGCCCGCAAAAGAGATGATGCGAGGTAAAGGATTGGGTCGGGGGATTGTCATTACTCTCCCTGCTTTTGCTCTACTGAAACCTCATGCCACTGTACTATTTATGGTTGAGCTCGCCTCTCCTATCTTAGCTTGTTAACCTTGCTATCATTGTCAGTATCAGTTCTTATCAGTGCACCATACTTAATTATCTGTCCCCTCGGGCGCAGATGAGTATTCTGGAAGTTGAAAACCCTAAATGAGGTAGTCTGCTGCATGGGACTAGTGTTTTGATTTGGTTAGGAAATTCTGATGGCTTGGCAATCTTTAAAGACCAGCTCTGATTCTGACCCCAACCTTGCAAAAAATAACCTGCAGGCTAGACACAGGACTTGTGAGTAAAACTTTGTGGGGTTGTTGTCAAGTTAAAATTTGCTGTCTCTTTGGTCAAAAGCGCGCAAAATGATGTCACTTTACAAATCCCTGATGTCACTTTGTAATCAACAGTTTGACTGCTTGTTGGATTTTTCTGTTttcgtgtgtgaatgtgagtgaataatatttttttttcttgttggtGGGCTTCATTTTTCCTCTCCTTCAAATTGATTTATGAAATCAGTCTTTATTTCTTGACCAAACCTTTCTTCTTTTCTATCTCTTTGCCTGCCAGGCTGTCTGTGTGCTTGTTGGCAAAGGCAGCTTTTGCCAAAGCAGTAATTAGCTTCATGTGGCTGAAAGAAGAACAACAAAGAACAGGACAACTCAACCTGATTCTAGCCTTAACCCTGTTCGTTCTGCTCATTCCACCAGTCTGTGAAATCTTACAAACAGAAACATTGATGCTGATCCCTATGGTTTGGGAGACCGTTATAGGTTTCACCGTCAATCTGCTATTGGGAATCTTTGCCTCTAAAGtgaataaaagttatttaaaactgGAGTCTGTGCCATTGCTGTTCTtagtagggctgcttgattttgggaaaaatcataatcaagattattttggtcataattatgatcacgattatttaaaatgattatcagttgaagtcataattattagcgctcctgagaattttttttacataaatatttcccaaaggatgtttaacagagcaaggaattttaacagcatttcctctaatatttttttcttctggagaaaggcttatttgttttattttggctggaattaaaaagcaggtttaaatattttaaggtcaatattattagtccccttaagcaatatatttttaattgtctgcaagaagaaactactgttatacaattacttgcctaattaccctaattaagcctttaaatcgcactttgaatctgaatgcttgtattttgacaaatatgtagtaaaatataatatcatagtgtcatcaaaatgtaaatgtaatgtcatcatagcaaagataaaataaatcagttattagaaatgagatatcaaaactattatgttcagaaataaattttaaaaagcttctttccattaaacagaaattggggaggaatagggttgggctaataattctgacttcaactgtatatatagttattttccaccctgcaaagaaaagagaaataaacacaatagaataaaaaatatgaaactaactgtgctttaagcatctttaccgtaaaaaaaaaacactttagctacaaaagtccttcagtcaagagcagcgagggattttgtccttttgtagtttgattaatgataaaaacaggcggcagcaggaatttTGCACGCTGTCACTCCTTTAcacgtcttttgattctcaactcgtttgtttttttgcaaaaattaaggttaatatgaataatcactaaacaccgcattttgacacctatttgaccaatAAAGCGCTCatgttaaaatgattttagatgtgtgcgctctgctcgtctcagtgcgaatgagaccgaatgctgaccgcatgcttctgactgcgtgcgcgccgcacacacacagaagcatgcaGCCTTTCACGcatttaagagcaacaaatgtgtacaactggaaaaggGGCAGTATATGATGCAGTAAacgtttatcttgattaatggttTTACATACTAATTAGAAGTCAAAATCGGATTTTTGGTTAATAAATCCGAGCTAAGCCCTAGTTCTTAGTATTTCAACAGtcaaatacagtggtccctcgatTATCACGAAAGTTACGTTCTAAAAGTTACCCGCAATCCATGAAGTTGTccgctttatttttttacaactattatACACTTTTCCCAGACAGGCATTACCATTTTTACACGTTTCTCtatttaaacactctcaaagttcaaactttgGTAGAAAAATAAGATTAGTAtcgtattatagaatgaaaccaaatatCAAAAcctgtttttcattcatttctgtctgcaaaa is part of the Danio rerio strain Tuebingen ecotype United States chromosome 15, GRCz12tu, whole genome shotgun sequence genome and encodes:
- the fbxo46 gene encoding F-box only protein 46, encoding MNRDTFSHIRLWCPRPFGTYSQNKPYSNGTVLNGTTTTHCKADDSGLTAIETHGVSEEQEEDVGTENTPPAASSTLLAPPLPASPSPNSQMEDGRVLLDTWYVIKPGNTKEKIAFFVAHQCNGAGIPRPSAMKVKGNWATDCTKAKRRRRCSSYDPPTKAQNVTVDVPAEPNLTDDGVVVSETDLLSVAEMVALVEQRTALALQGMVAQGQTSPYTVHQKPVVILSEPPSSTPASQSDFDLLQQQQESRRVAQTVAQFESRQQNLDSTTLRPELNGSGRDCIQTGESGTPSHGRGEVRIAFRVSSLDPRTQSEPVGRPKCMFMSCGVGGGQAAARGKEKITCDLYQLVSPSSRDPGALLAGSPKADPLGEGITDRPPSTTPDPNQDPASGEKATVARERVTGFHVEVVVTGAVDQCVFYGKDSTENVQEETVCFAMPNGAKSTDASEDPPPGQLFFLQSAATEDENCSAVNGGMRSLDCANNNGPLGATIERPDSPLATVDDCSDPPLCRLYRHVSHDFLEIRFQIQRLLEPRQYMLSLPDHIMVNIFSYLPTHSLAALKCTCHDFKTLIETYGVRATDSRWNQDPLYRDDPCKQCKRQYERGDVSLCRWHPKPYHHDLPYGRSYWMCCRRTDKDTPGCRVGLHDNNWVQPCELVQARKRDDAR